The Haemorhous mexicanus isolate bHaeMex1 chromosome 34, bHaeMex1.pri, whole genome shotgun sequence genome includes the window GAAGTTCAGGATTAACTCCACCCTCCAGAGGCACCAGCGCACGCACACGGGGGAGAAAcccttccgctgccccgactGCAAGAGGGGCTTCAAGCTCCACACCTACCTGGCCAAGCACCGGCTCATCCACGCCGGGGAGGGGCCCCGGGACTGTCCCCAGTGCGGGAAGAGCTTCTCGGCCACCTCTCTCTTGGCCAGACACCAGTGGAAGTACCACTAAGGGCAGCCCTGAGGGTGGGAAGAGCTTCGTGGGCTTCTCCAGCTCCGTCCTACACGGGAGGATCTGCTCTGGGTGGTCCCCAGGTGGGCAGAGCTCAGGTGATCCGTGTTTGGAGGACACCTGGCTAAgagctcctcatcctcctgcccaggtgggcagaGCTCAGGTGACCCCTGTTTGGAGGACACCTGGCTGTGGGCTCCTCatgctcctgcccaggtgggcagaACCTCCATGATCCCTGTTTGGAGGacacctggctgggggctcctcatcctcctggcTCCTCGTGGTCACCTGAACTCATCTGCAGTCCAACATTCGAAATCCATCGTGGAGAGCAGATTTGTCATCTTCTGTCCCccagaaaaatctcatttttcccttttttggtgGTCTTCATCAGCTCTAGATGGCCTTGGATGTCTTCTCCACCATCAATCCATCCCCCACGGGAGGATCTGCTCTGGATGGTCCCCATGGAGCCCAGGTGACCCCTGTTTGGAGGacacctggctgggggctcctcatcctcctggcTCCTCGTGGTCACCTGAACTCATCCGCAGTCCAACATCCGAAATCCATCATGGAGAGCAGATTTGTCATCTTCTGTccccaaaaaaaatctaatttttccctgttttggtGGTCTTCAGCAACTCTAGATATCCTTGGAGGTCTTCTCCACCATCAATCcgttgttttatttctctctggCCCACGGGCATCTTCCACAGCGAAATGGAGTGGGATTGGGGCAAAACCCTCGattttggggacacttgggtGGGAAGCTCtccaggaaaggttcttcccacCCGTCCGAGGTCGTGGATGCTCAGGGACGCGtgaattgtttgggtttgggtttgaaataaaaaggtttCTGGTCATCCCTCGGAAGGCCTGGAGTCGGGGTGGAAATGGAGATGGTGATCTGAGGGgtgggtggggacacctgggggacagggatggggacatggatggggacatggatggggacacctgggggacatggatggggacatggacatggatggggacacatgggggacatggatggggacacatgggggacatggatggggacacatgggggacatggatggggacatggacatggatggggacatggtgggacaTGGACGTGGTGGGACATGGCCATGGATGGGGACGTCGACATggatggggacatggtgggacaTGGCCATggatggggacatggtgggacatggacatggatggggacatggtgggacaTGGATGTGGATGGGGACATGGACATGGTAGGACATGGCCATggatggggacatggtgggacaTGGATGTGGATGGGGACGTGGTGGGACATGGACATATAGTTGGGGACATGTGGGGGACAATGgcatggggacatggtgggacatggatggggacatgggggacgTGGCCATggatggggacatggtgggacaTGGGCATGGATGGGGACATGTGAAGGACAATGGCACGGGGACATGGATATGGGGGACATGGCCATggatggggacatggtggcACCTCCATGGCCACCAATCCCTTGGTGTCACCACACCTGTGGTGTCACCTCCATGGTCACCTGTCCCTTGGTGTCACTACACTCATGGTGTCACCTCCATGCCCACCAATCCCTTGGTGTCACCACACCTGTGGTGTCACCTCCATGGCCTCGGTGTCACCACACCCATGGCCTTGATGTCCCATCCTGGGACCCCCTGGTGTCACATCGGGGGGGGGACTCCAGGAGCCACCAGGACCCCTTTAGAGGGGTGTCCCCCTGGTGTCACCGGCGTGTCCCCAGCGCCATCCCCTccccgaggaggaggaggaggaggaggaggaggaggaggaggaggaggaggaggaggaggaggaggaggaggaggagggggaggaggaggaggtgaaggGTGTGACACAAACTCCTGCCCGGTCACATGGGGAAGCCGCGACAGGAACCGAGCGCGGCCGCGGCAGCACCGGAGGTACCGCGGGGGACACCGTGGGGGGGGGGACAAgtccccaaaaatgtccccaaagtcccctcggggtggggggaggggggggatgccgggggggggggggggggggggggggatggctgctgctgctgcggggggggggggggggggggggcggggtgGAAGtagccggggggggggggggacccccaaaatttttgtccccctcccccctcctcGCTGGAGGATGTGGccacccctccccccccgccGCCACCCCCCCGCTTTGAGGGTGACAAATTGGCGGGTGGCGGtgacaccaaaaaaaaaagcgcAGGTGGCACCTCGGGGATGGCacgggagggggggggggggccggCGGTGTCACCAAGGCCACCCCCCGAGTTGAGGGGGTGACAAGGGGGGGTCGGGGATGTCCCCAAAGTGCGGGGGGGAGCGGGGAaaggttggggggggggggaggggagcgcGGTTGGGGGCGCGACGGAAACGCCTCCGGTGCCGCCCGCGCCCGGGGCACGGGGGTGGCAAAGGGGCACCTGTCACCGTGTCACCCTggccctctgtcccctgtcaccgtgtcccctctgtcctcctGTCCGCTGTCACCAACTCCCCCCgtcctcctgtccccctgtcacCGTTTCCCCCGTCCTCCTGTCACTCTGTcaccctgtccctctgtcccctctccccgTCTCCACTGTcaccgtgtccccctgtccctctgtcccctgtcaccctctccctcctgtccccctggTCCGCTGTCTCCCCTGTCACCATTTCCCTCCGTccttctgtccccctgtcccatgtccccctgtccccgtcccccgGTCCTCCTATCCCCCTCTCCACTGTcaccgtgtccccctgtcccctgtcctcctgtcccctggTCCTCCTGTCCCTTGATCCCCTCTCaccgtgtccctctgtccccgtgtccccctctccccctgtcaccatttccctcctctcccccctgtccccctctcCACTGTcaccatgtccccctgtcccctgtcctcctgtccccctgtcccatgtccccctgtccccatcccccgGTCCTCCTATCCCCCTCTCcactgtccccctgtccccctgtcccatgtcctcctgtccccctgtcccatgtccccctgtccccgtccccctgtcccctgtcctcctgtcccctggtcctcctgtcccttgtcctcCTCTCaccgtgtcccccgtgtccccctctCCCCCTGTCACcgtttccctcctctccccctgtccccctctcCACGGTCACCGTGTCAcactgtccccctgtcccctgtccccctctcaccctgtccccgtgtccccctgtcccccatcCCCTGTCACCTTGTCCCCGTGTCCCACTCTCCCCCCTGTCACCgtttccctcctgtccccctgtcccctgtccacCCTAAACCCCCCAAAGTTtactcccccccaccccccaaacccccccttaaacccccccaaattcatCCCCCCCACCCAAAATTTACTCCCCGcactcccccaccccccaaatccgccccctaaaccccccaaaactgaCTCTGCCCCCCAAAATTGTCTCCCCACACCCCctaaaccccccccaaattcagcTCCCCCCACCCCTAAAACCCCAAGTGCACCCCACGAACCCCCAAAACTGactccccccccaaaatttactcccccccaccccctaaACCCTCCAAAATTCagctccccccaccccacaaccccccaaacccacccccaaaccctcccaaaattGCTCTCCCCAccccctaaaccccccaaaattcactccccccaccccaaaatttctccccccaccccacaaaccccaaacccaccccccaaaaccccccaaaattcactccccccaccccaaaatttctccccccaccccacaaaccccaaacccaccccaaaaccccccaaaattcactccccccaccccaaaatttctccccccaccccacaaaccccaaacccaccccaaaaccccccaaaattcaactccccccaccccaaaattgcTCCTCCCGACCCCAAAATTCaactcccccccacccccaaatttctcccctCACCCCacaacccccaaacccaccccaaaaccccccaaaattcatctcccccaccccaaatttctccccccaccccacaaCCCCccaacccaccccaaaacccccaaaaattcatctccccccaccccaaaattgaCTCCCccaccccacaaaccccaaacccaccccaaaaccccccaaaattgctcctcccaccccaaaattgctcccccatccccaaaacccccaaaattcatctccccccaccccaaaatttctcctccatccccaaaacccccaaaattcatctCCCCCCACGCCAAAatttctccccccaccccaccacccccgaatccaccccaaaaccccccaaaaactgactcccccaccccaaaattgcTCCTCCCgaccccaaaattcagctcccccccacccccaaatttctccccccaccccaccacccccaaacccaccccaaaaccccccaaaagtgactccccccaccccaaatccccctccccagatGCAGCTGGAagcccccccggcccccgccgAGCCCCCCGCCCTATTGAAGACCTACCGGTGGCGCACGGCGACCCCCGGGGGGGACCCCGAAAAACTCGGGGGGTCCCCGGGGAGCCGGCGCTGGGCgcggctgcagggctggaaacGCTCCTACAGCCACCCCGACACTGTCGGCGACAAAATCGGCGACAGAGCCGGCGACAGAGCTGGCGACAGAGCTGGCGACAGAGCTGGCGACAGAGGTGGCGACAGGGGTGGTGACAGAGGTGTCGCCAAAGCCAGCGCGCGGCGCTCGCTGTTCCGGAGGGCGTTCTCCGCCCCCTCCAAGGCACAgcgggggacaccaggggacagcgggggacaccaggggacagcaggggacgGCGGGGGACGGCGGGGGACACGAGGGGACGAGGCCACCCCTGCCGCGGTACCTGCGCTCcgtgggaaggaggaggggacaaggggacagcagggcggagctggaggggacaggtggggtGTGGCAGCTGCGTGGGTTGGTGGCATCTCGTGGTGGCAGCTGCGGGGGGTTGGTGGCACCTCGTGGTGGCACCTGCGTGGTCGTGTGGCCCTTGGTGGTAGGTCACTGATGGTGGCGACTCCATTGTCACTTGTCCCTTGGTGGCACCTCAGTCATGGTGGCACCTCCATGGCCACTTGTCCCTTGGTGTCACCACGCCCTTGGTGGCGACTCCATGGCCTTGTGTCCCTTGGTGTCACCTCACTCATGGTGGCATCTCCATGGCCACCTGTCCCTTAGTGTCACCACGCCCTTGGTGGCACCTCCATGGCCGTGTGTCCCTTGGTGTCACCAGACCCATGGTGGCACCTCCATGGTCTTGGTGTCACCTCACCCTTGGTGGCATCTCCATGACCGTGTGTCCCTTGGTGTCACCTCACCCATGGTGGCACCTCCATGGTCATCCATCCTTTGGTGTCACCTCACCCTTGGTGGCATCTCCATGGTCTTGGTGTCACCTCACTCATGGTGGCACCACAACCCTGGTGGCACCTCCATGGCCGTGTGTCCCTTGGTGTCACCTCAACCCATGGTGGCACCTCCATGGTCTTGGTGTCACCTCACTCATGGTGGCACCTCCATGGCCATGTGTCCCTTGGTGTCACCACACCCATGGTGGCATCTCCACGGCCTTGGTGTCACCTCACCCATGGTGGCACCTCCATGGTCTTGGTGTCACCTCACTCATGGTGGCACCACAACCCTGGTGGCACCTCCATGGCCATGTGTCCCTTGGTGTCACCTCACTCATGGTGGCACCTCCATGGCCACCTGTCCCTTGGTGTCACCTCAGTCATGGTGTCACCTCCATGGCCATGTGTCCCTTGTTGTCACCTCAGTCATGGTGGCACCTCCATGACCATGTATCCCTTGGTGTCACCACACCCATGGTGGCATCTCCACGGCCTTGGTGTCACCTCAACCCTGGTGTCACTTTTTGGCCCCCACGCCCTGTTCTGTCCCCTCAGTGacccccttggggacatccccGCCGTTGGTGGCCCCGGTGCCACCCGATGCCACCGTGTGGGACGTGTCCCAGTTCTCGCTGGTGGACGGACACCTGGTGCCACTGGGCAGGGACGAGGAGGTGAGTGTGACATcgggggtgtcccctgggtggtGGCACCTCACGGTGTCCCCTGGGTGGCACGTCGTGGTGTCCCCTGGGGGTGGCACCTCGTGGTGTCACCTGGGTGCCACCTCCCGACCCcgcgctgtccccagggcccgTGGCGGAGCAGAACCCgcgctggcagtgccacctctgaGGCCACCAACCTGTCCCCAGCGGGCAGGAGGGACCTGGGTGAGGACAcgggggtggcacagaggggtggcacaggggtggcacaggggtggtggcacaggggtggcacaggggtggcacaggggtagtggcacagggggtggcacaggggtggcaccgggggtggcacaggggtggcacaggagtggcacaggggtggtggcacaggggtggtggcacaggggtggcacaggagtggtggcacaggggtggtggcacaggggtggtggcacagggggggtggcacaggggtggcacaggggtggtGGCATGGGGGGTGGCACGGGGGGGTGGCACgggggggtggcacagggggtggcacggggtggtggcacagggggtggtggcacggggtggtggcacaggggtggtggcacgggggatggcacagggggtggcacagggggtggtggcactgggggtggcactgctgaGCGCTCCCCCCCAGACCCCGACGAGCGGAGCCCCCGGACTGAGCCCCCCCCGAGCTCCCAGTTCAGCAACGTCAAGGTGGGACCGCCCTGTCcttgtcacctgtcacctgtcacctgtctctgtccctgtccccatccttgtccctgtccctctcccctgtccctgtaccctgtccctgtcccatccctgtccccatccctgtcccctccccatccctctccccatccctgtccctgtcccctccctgtcactgtcccctccctgtccccatggctgtcactgtcccctccctgtccccatccctgtcccctccctgtcccctccctgtcgctgtcccctccctgtccccatggctgtcactgtccccttcctgtcccctgtccctgtccctctccccatccttgtcccctccctgtcccatcccctccctgtcccctgtccccatccctgtccccatccctatcccctccctgtcccctccctgtccccatccttgtccccatccc containing:
- the LOC132340888 gene encoding uncharacterized protein LOC132340888 codes for the protein MGKPRQEPSAAAAAPEMQLEAPPAPAEPPALLKTYRWRTATPGGDPEKLGGSPGSRRWARLQGWKRSYSHPDTVGDKIGDRAGDRAGDRAGDRAGDRGGDRGGDRGVAKASARRSLFRRAFSAPSK